AGGGCCTTCCTCACAGGCGACAGTATCGGGGGGCGCAAAAGGTTTCCGCGGGGATCGACAGGCGCGAGGACTCCCGAAAAAGAAAGTATTTGGTTAAAATTATAACCATTACTTGCAGAACATCCCTTTGAACAGAGCTTGCTCTGGACCTTTACGCGCAATAATAGAGTACCGTTAAGAAGCTTACCCGCCGTAATTGGCAAGGCAAGCCGACCGGCGTTCAACGCCTCCGTTTTCGACGCGAAACAACAATTGGCCCCAGCATATAGATAAAGGGATAACTTGTTAAACGCGAATTTCCACGGACCTTCGGCTGAAGATCATATTAAAATAACAGACATTTGCCGACCACAAAAAACCATCGACAACGAACACACAGAAATACAGAAGTATAACTAACAACAAAATTATATGGGTAAATACATAAATTTGTATTTGTTTACTAAAGGAATACATCAAGACTACCCCTTGTTCGAAAAACAAAAAATCCTCTTGCGGCAAACTCCGGCGAAGATTAAAATTCATTATAAACTGACCAAAAATGAGTCAGTTCATTTAAAAATATTTTCCTCTTCCGTTTTTTGAATGCCACCTTCCCCTTGCATTCCGAGGAAACCATGTCCGCCGATCGCCTCCTCACCTGCCTCGCGGAGTGCAGTACGCGCCTTGATGGAGCGGACACCTGGCCGGTATTGATGAAGCAGATCCTGGCCTTGGTCGGGGAGGCGAGCGGAGCGACCAGGACCTGGGTTTTCCAGACGATCACGCTAACCGATCAGCATGTCATCCAAGATCACCTGTTCGAACATATCAGCGAGGACTGCTGGCAACTTCAGCTGCGCAAGCGCTTCCGGCTTTTCCGCACCGCCTTGTCCGCGCCCGACTATCATGATCTGGTCCGCGACCGTCAAAGGGGCCTGCCGTCGCTGCTGGTGACGGCGGAGATTGCCCCGGGCTTCCTCAAGGCCTCGCTCGAACGCCAAAAGACCGCCGCCATGCTGAGCGCGCCGATCCTGGTCGAGGGCCAGTGGTGGGGAACCATCGGCCTGGACGATTGTCAGGGCGGGGCGGACTGGAACGCGACCACCATCAAATTCCTCCAGACTATCGCCGGCTTGATCGCCGGTTCGATCCACCGCGAGCGCCAAAGGGTGCGCAGCCAGCAAGTCGCCGTCATGGAGCGCACCACCGGGGGCGGTCTTTGGGAGCTTGACGTTCTGCGCGGCGATGTCTGGTGTTCGGAAACGCTGTTCCATCTGCTTGGCTATCCCCCGCCCTGCGCCCGCCTGACCATCCGCCGCCTGCTGCGCCACATCCTGCCCGAGGACCGGGCGCTTGTGATGGCCTCGGCGCGCCGCTGCATGCGCGAGGGCCTGCCGGCTTTCCGTCTGGATGTCCGCGCTTGGCGCCACGATAGAACGCTTTTGTGGTGGGAATTGATCATCGATGTTACCGAAACCCGCCCCCTCGACGGCTTTCCCTTGCGGATGACCGGCATCGTCCTCGAAGTCAACGACCGCAAGACCCAGGAACTGGAACTGGCGCGGACCGCGGCGACCGATCCTCTGACCGGCTTGGCCAACCGCCGCTCCTTCGAAGCCCTGGCGACCCGCCTGCTGGAAAACAAACCGGGATCGGGCACGCTGCTTGTGATCGATATCGACCTGTTCAAGCATATCAACGACTGCTTCGGCCATGCCGCCGGCGATGAGGTCTTGCGCCACCTCGCCATCGTCGGCCGCTCGGTGTTGCGCGATGGCGATCTGATCGGTCGGCTCGGCGGCGAGGAATTCGCCGTTCTTTTGCAAATGGACGGGCCCGAAGCCTATGCGGTGGCCGACCGCCTGTGTCAGGCGGTGCGCGAAATGGCGGTCACCGCGCCGTCTTGGGAACACTCCTCGGTGGTGGTGAAGATCACCATCAGCATCGGCATCGCCCACCCCTGCCCCTTCGAGGATCCGAAGTTCGCCCTGAGCGAAGCTCTGCGGCGGGCCGACCGGGCGCTTTACGGGGCCAAGAAGCGGGGACGCAATCAGATCTGCCACGATACGGAAGGCCGACAGTCCGCCATTTCCCGGGACAACCGGGCAAAAAAATAGTTCTATGGGGCAACGACCCGACAGGCCCGCTCCTTTTCAGCCGTCAAGGGAAACCGCCCGGTGTTTTCGATCTTCTTCCTGATCGCGCTGATGGCGATCGTTTACATCGTTTACTGGGCCGTCAAAAACGATGGCGCCCCGACCCCTGGCGACGAAACCGGTCTGCTGCGCATGCGCGCCGTGGACGAGCCTTCCGCCGACAGGGACGACAAGCCCCGCTCCCTCCCGCCGCGCCGCCCGACCCGCCCCGGCGCCGGAGGGGTTGGCCACCCGTGAGAGCGCTTTTTGGTCTGAGCGATCTTCTCGCCCGCGCCTGCGACCACACCCCGGCGGCCACCGCCCTGTCACAAGCCGGCGCGATCAGCCGCTCAGCGCCGCCCTGCCTGACCTATGAAGGGTTGTTCAACCGGGTGTGCCGTTTGGCCTCCGGCTTCAAAGCCTTGGGGCTGAGGCCGGGCGAGCGGGTGGCGGTGATCGCCGAAAAACGCTTTGACGCGGTGGCGGCGATGTTTGCCGTCGCCCATGCCGGGGGCGTTTTCGTTCCGATCAACCCGGTGCTGAAAAGCCCGCAGATCGTCCATATCCTGGCCGATTCGGCAGCGAAAATCCTGGTCGCCCCGGCTCTGCGGCTGGCCTTGCTCGACCATACGCCGCCGCCCTCGCTCACCACCCTCCTCCGCTTCGGCGACCCGGCGCCCGCCTCCCCCGATCCGCCCCCCGGGGGGGAGAGCCTTGATCTCGACGCGCTGGCCGGGGCTGGCGATCCGATCGCCGCCCACCCCGTCGTCGATGACGATCCGGCCTGCTTTTTCTATACCTCGGGCTCCACCGGCCTGCCCAAGGCGGTGGTCGTCACCCACCGCAACCTGATCGCCGGGGCGCAAAGCGTCGCCAGCCGCCTGGACAACCGCCCCGATGACCGCCTGCTCGCCGCCCTGCCCCTGGGCTTTGACGCCGGCTTCAGTCAACTGACCACCGCCTTCGCCGTCGGCGCCGAGGCCGTTTTGCATGACTACCTGCTGCCCCAGGATGTGATCACCGCCTGCGCCCACCACCGCATCACCGGGCTGACCGGGGTTCCGCCGCTCTGGGCCCAACTCGCCCGCCTCGACTGGCCGCCCGCCGCCACCGCCTCCTTGCGTTTTCTCGCCAGCACCGGCGGAGCGATGCCCGCAGCGGTGCTGGCCCGCCTGCGCGCCCTGGCGCCCCTGGCGCGCATCCATCTGATGTATGGCCTGACCGAGGCTTTCCGCTCGACGACGCTCGATCCAGAGCGCGTTGGCCGCAAACCCGGCTCGGTCGGCCGGGCGGTCGCCAATGCCGAGGTTCTGGTGCTGCACCCCGATGGCGGCCGCTGCGCCCCGAACGAGATCGGCGAGATCGTCCATCGCGGCGCCTTCGTCGCCAAGGGCTATTGGAACGATCCCGAGGGCACGGCGCGGCGCTTCCGCCCGATCCCCCCCCACCCCGGCGAGCCGTCGCGCCCGGGCCTGGCCGTCTGGTCGGGGGATTTGGGCTGGCAAGACGACGAGGGCGATTTGACCATCGTCGGCCGCTCGGAAGGGCTGATCAAGACCTCGGGCTATCGGGTCAGCCCGACCGAGATCGAGGCGCCGGCCCATGCCAGCGGCCTGATCGAAGACGCCGTGGCCTTCGGCCTGCCCGACCCGCTTCTGGGCGAGCGGCTGGCCCTGGTGGTCACCGCCCCGCCCGGCGGCGCGCCCGTCGACCTCGACGCCTTGCGCCGCCATCTGCGCGCCCAGTTGCCAGCCTATCTGGTACCGGCCCTGCTGACCCAGGTGGACAGCCTGCCGCGCACGGCCAGCGGCAAGGCCGATCGGGCGGCGGCGCGGGCGAGGATGCTCAAGGACCAGGAGTCTCCGCCATGACCGCCTCCCCGCCCCCCGGCTTCGGCGTGAGCGGAAGCGACTTGACAATCGGCGGCCAAAGGGTGTCGCACCTGGCGCGGATCGCCGGGGGCACGCCGTTTTACGCCTATGACCGGGGCGCGGTGAGCGCGCGCATCGCCGCCCTGCGCGCGGCGCTGCCGGCCGGGATGGCGATCCGCTATTCCCTCAAGGCCAATCCGATGGCGGCCCTGCTCGCCCATATGGCGCCGCTAGTCGATGGCTTCGATGCCGCCTCGGCCGGCGAACTGCGCGCCGGTTTGGCCGTGGGCATGGCCCCGGCGGCGCTGTCGATCGCCGGCCCGGGAAAAAGCCCGGCCGATATTCTTAGCGCCGTGGCGGCGGGGGCGCTGGTGGTCGTGGAAAGCCTGGCCGAGGTCGGACGGGTCGCCCAGGCCGGAAACGCCAGCGGCCTGCGCCCGCGCGTCCTGGTCCGCGTCAACCCCGAGGCCGAGATCCAGGGCGCGGGCTTGCGCATGGGTGGCGGCGCCCGTCCCTTTGGCATCGACGCCGATCAGGTGCCCGGGGTGCTGGCCGCCATCGCCGCCCATGATCTCGACTATCAGGGCCTGCATTGTTTCTGGGGCTCGCAGGCGCTGGACGCCGAACGCATCGCCCGCGCCTTCGCCGTGGTCGGCCAGACCCTGCTCGACCTCGCCGGCCCGCGGCCGCCACGCCAGATCGTCATCGGCGGCGGCTTTGGCATCCCTTACACGCCGACCAGCGCGCCGCTTGATCTGGCGCGCGCCGGGGCCGCCGTCGCCGAGACCGCCGGCCTGCTTGGCGACCACCTGCCGGGGGTGAGCCTGGGCCTCGAGTTGGGCCGGTTCCTGGTCGGCGAGGCCGGCGTATATGTTTGCGCCATCCGTGAAAGCAAGCGCTCGCGCGGGAACCTGTTTTTGGTGACCGATGGCGGGCTGCACCACAATCAGGCGGCCACCGGTAATTTCGGTCAGGTGGTGCGACGGCCCTATCCCCTGGTCATCGCCACCAGGATGGGCGAGCCCGTAAGCGAGCGGGCGACGATCACCGGCTGCCTGTGCACCCCGCTCGATGTCTTCGCCGAGGCTTTGGCGATCCCGGCGGCGGCCGAGGGCGATCTGGTGGCGATCTTCCAATCTGGCGCCTATGGGGCCAGCGCTAGCCCGAGCGCCTTTCTCGGGCATCCCCCGGCGGTTGAACTGCTGGTGTAAGCCAACGGCCGCCCCCGGCCGGGTTATTCCCCCGGCCTCGATGGGTCGAGACCGTTCATTTCACTGCCCTTTTTCAAGCTATCCCCATAATTCGGGAAAAAATCCACCGCCCCCAGGTCGTTCGGATCCGAAATCAAGGAAATCCGCCGATCTCCCGGGGGAGAACCCTGTGGATAACTTTGTGGGTAAGGGGAGAAGCGAGCGGGATTTCCGGGGAGTTTATCCCAAAGGGTAGCGCTCTACCCGCGCACGCGGATTTCGATGAAATCAAGCAACGGCGTCCATTCCGCGCGATAATCGGCGGCGCGGCCGCCGGGCAGATCGAACAGGCTCAGCCCTTCGGCGGCGGCGGCCGTATAATGCTGGGTGTCGCGCAGGCGGGCGATCACCGGAAAGCTCAGCTCTTCAAGGAAGCCGCCCAAACGGGTCAGCGCCCGGGTGTTGAGGCGCACCCGATTGGCGACGAAAGCCACGTCGCGGCGGTTCTTGCGGATGGATTTCAGCGATTCGAGATGGCCAACGAAGCGCGCCGTTCCATCTTCGTCGAAGACTCCGGGCAGAACGGGCACCACCACCAGATCGGCGCGGCGCACGATATCCTTGACCACGTCCTTGTCCATCGCCGCGGCGGCATCGACGACCAGCCGCTCGATGCCCTCGGGGATGTCCTCTTCGCGGGCGAGATTGATCCCCTGGATCGGCGCCGCTCCCTCGGGCCGGCGTTTTAGCCAGCCCAGCGCGCTTTTCTGGCGGTCAAGGTCGGCCAAGCCCGTGGCATACCCCCGACAGGCGAAGCTTGCGGCAAGATGGGTGGCAAGGGTGGTCTTGCCACATCCGCCCTTGGTATTGGCGACGGCGACGACGAACATGGGCGAAGTATGGGCCAGCCGCGTCGTCGTGTCATCCCCGATACCACGGCGCCCGCGTCCCCTTTCCCATCGGGGAAGCGACGCCGACCCGACGCGGCCCCCCGGCGGCGGTTGCGACCCTCCGGGCCCTCGGTCTACACTATACTGCCAGCAGACCCGGCTCCCGCCCGGTCGCTCCCGAGGTCCGCTTTTTGATGGTTCAGGTCCCCCCGCCCCCTCCGACAGGCTTTGCCGACCACGCCTCCGCCGCCGAGGACCGCGAGGCGGGCGACGGGCCCGCGCCGTCGATCGCCGAGGGGCTTTCGGCGGCGCTGTTCCAATCCGTGGTCGAAGCCCTGCCGGTGGGCACGGCGCTGCTGCGCGACGGCGTCATCGTCCATGCCAACGCCACCCTGGCCGGCCAGATCGGCGAGACGATCGACACCCTGATCGGCAGCCCGCTGACCAGCTATCTGACCCCGGCCGACGCCCTGGCGGTACAGAAGGTCGTTGAGGGGGCCATCGCCCTGCACGGCGGGGTACCGGTGCGCCGGATCGCCCATATCCGCCATATATCGGGAAGCGAGCGGGTTTACAGCTTGCGCTTTTCCCCCCTTGATAACGGCCCCCATCCGTTGTTGGTCGTTATCACCCGCGATATGACCGCCCAGGTCGCCGCCGAGAACGCCCTGCGCGCCGCCGAAGGCAAATACCGGGCGATTTTCGAAAACGCCGTCGAGGGCATCTATCAATCCACCCCCGACGGCACCTATCTCGATGTCAATCCGGCCCTGGCGCGGATCTATGGCTATGCCTCGCCGGCCGAGTTGATCGCCCATTTCACCGATATCGCCAGCCAGCTTTATGTCGACGGGACCAAGCGCGGCGAGTTCCAGCGGCTGATGCGCGAGACCGGCGAGGTTCGCGATTTCACCGCCGAGGTCTGGCGCTGCGACGGCCATACCATCTGGATCACCGAAAACGCCCGCTGTGTGCGTGGCCCCGACAACGAGGTTCTCTACTACGAGGGCACGGTCGAAGACATCACCGCCCAGCGCCAGTCGCAAGAAACCATGCGGCTGCTCGGCAAGGTGTTCACCTCGATCGCCGAGGGCATCGTGCTGCTGGAACGCGATCTCACCGTGCGCACCGTCAACCCGGCTTTCGAAGCGATGACCGGCCTTTTGCGCCAGGACATGGAAGGCCGCCCCGCCCGCCTGTTCGCCTCGGGGCTGCACGAGAACGACTTCCTGGCCACCGTCGCCGCCGAGGTCGACCGCGCCGGGCTGTGGCGCGGGGAAATCTGGGGAGAGCGCCGCGAGGGGCCGCCCTATAGCGGCGAGATGACGGTGACCGCCGTGCGCACCCGCGCCGGCGAGACCACCCATTACGTCGCCGCGATCACCGATATCACCAAGCGCAAGCGCGATGAGGAGCACATCCGCTTCCAGGCCAATTTCGACATGCTGACCCATCTGCCCAACCGCCATCTGATCATGGACCGGCTGGAGCAGGCGATGCATCAGGCCCAGCGGACCGGCCGCCAAGTCTGCGTGATGTTCCTCGATCTCGACCGCTTCAAGCAGATCAATGATTCCTATGGCCATTCGGCCGGCGACGAGGTGTTGAAGCTGACGGCCAGGCGCCTGCGCAATTGCGTCCGCATCTCCGATTCGGTCGGCAGGCTGGGCGGCGATGAATTCATCGTCATCTTGTCCAATGTCGAAGACCAACACGCTGGGGCCTATATCGCCGAAAAGATCCTCTATTCGCTGTCGGAGCCCTTTCCCATCGGCGGCACCGAGGTTTTCTGCATTCCCTCGGTCGGCATCACCTATTTCCCCGACCACGGCGAAACCGCGCCCGATCTGCTGCGCAACGCCGATGTGGCGATGTACCACGCCAAGCAGGGCGGCGAGCGGCGCTATGCCATCTTCACCCCCGATATGGCCCGGCGCTCGCTGGCCCTGCTGACCATGGAAAGCGACCTGCGCCATGCCCTGGCGCGCGACGAATTCGAACTGCACTTCCAGCCCAAGGTCCGCGCCGACCTGACGCTGATCGGCGCCGAGGCGCTCATCCGCTGGCGCCACCCGGAAAAGGGCCTGATCAATCCCGGGGATTTCATTCCCTTGGCCGAGGAATCCGGGCTGATCCTGCCCATCGGCCGCTGGACCCTGCGCGAAGCCTGCGACCGGGTGATGAGCTGGCGGGCCGAGGGACTGACCATCCCCAGCGTTTCGGTCAATGTCAGCCCCCGCCAATTCCAGGATCAGACCCTGGTGGAAACCGTGCGCCAGATCCTGGTGGAAACCGGTCTCGAACCCGAAGCCCTTGATCTGGAAATCACCGAAACGGTGATGACGGGCGATGTGGAACATGCGGTGGGCACCCTGCGCGCCCTCAAGGATCTGGGGGTGACCCTGTCGATCGATGATTTTGGCACCGGTTACTCGTCGCTGAATTACCTCAAGACCTTTCCCATCGACACCCTCAAGATCGACCAGACCTTCGTGCGCGACGTGCTCCATAGCGGCAAGGACGCCGCCATCGTCTCGACCATCATCGCCCTGGCGCGC
The DNA window shown above is from Rhodospirillum rubrum ATCC 11170 and carries:
- a CDS encoding pyridoxal-dependent decarboxylase, exosortase A system-associated, whose amino-acid sequence is MTASPPPGFGVSGSDLTIGGQRVSHLARIAGGTPFYAYDRGAVSARIAALRAALPAGMAIRYSLKANPMAALLAHMAPLVDGFDAASAGELRAGLAVGMAPAALSIAGPGKSPADILSAVAAGALVVVESLAEVGRVAQAGNASGLRPRVLVRVNPEAEIQGAGLRMGGGARPFGIDADQVPGVLAAIAAHDLDYQGLHCFWGSQALDAERIARAFAVVGQTLLDLAGPRPPRQIVIGGGFGIPYTPTSAPLDLARAGAAVAETAGLLGDHLPGVSLGLELGRFLVGEAGVYVCAIRESKRSRGNLFLVTDGGLHHNQAATGNFGQVVRRPYPLVIATRMGEPVSERATITGCLCTPLDVFAEALAIPAAAEGDLVAIFQSGAYGASASPSAFLGHPPAVELLV
- a CDS encoding sensor domain-containing protein, yielding MVQVPPPPPTGFADHASAAEDREAGDGPAPSIAEGLSAALFQSVVEALPVGTALLRDGVIVHANATLAGQIGETIDTLIGSPLTSYLTPADALAVQKVVEGAIALHGGVPVRRIAHIRHISGSERVYSLRFSPLDNGPHPLLVVITRDMTAQVAAENALRAAEGKYRAIFENAVEGIYQSTPDGTYLDVNPALARIYGYASPAELIAHFTDIASQLYVDGTKRGEFQRLMRETGEVRDFTAEVWRCDGHTIWITENARCVRGPDNEVLYYEGTVEDITAQRQSQETMRLLGKVFTSIAEGIVLLERDLTVRTVNPAFEAMTGLLRQDMEGRPARLFASGLHENDFLATVAAEVDRAGLWRGEIWGERREGPPYSGEMTVTAVRTRAGETTHYVAAITDITKRKRDEEHIRFQANFDMLTHLPNRHLIMDRLEQAMHQAQRTGRQVCVMFLDLDRFKQINDSYGHSAGDEVLKLTARRLRNCVRISDSVGRLGGDEFIVILSNVEDQHAGAYIAEKILYSLSEPFPIGGTEVFCIPSVGITYFPDHGETAPDLLRNADVAMYHAKQGGERRYAIFTPDMARRSLALLTMESDLRHALARDEFELHFQPKVRADLTLIGAEALIRWRHPEKGLINPGDFIPLAEESGLILPIGRWTLREACDRVMSWRAEGLTIPSVSVNVSPRQFQDQTLVETVRQILVETGLEPEALDLEITETVMTGDVEHAVGTLRALKDLGVTLSIDDFGTGYSSLNYLKTFPIDTLKIDQTFVRDVLHSGKDAAIVSTIIALARNLGFSVVAEGVEEIEQAEFLGSRDCQNFQGFLYSRPLPPAEFTTFLRTAKLETATPPDLVPSIAPGP
- a CDS encoding ParA family protein yields the protein MFVVAVANTKGGCGKTTLATHLAASFACRGYATGLADLDRQKSALGWLKRRPEGAAPIQGINLAREEDIPEGIERLVVDAAAAMDKDVVKDIVRRADLVVVPVLPGVFDEDGTARFVGHLESLKSIRKNRRDVAFVANRVRLNTRALTRLGGFLEELSFPVIARLRDTQHYTAAAAEGLSLFDLPGGRAADYRAEWTPLLDFIEIRVRG
- a CDS encoding sensor domain-containing diguanylate cyclase; its protein translation is MSADRLLTCLAECSTRLDGADTWPVLMKQILALVGEASGATRTWVFQTITLTDQHVIQDHLFEHISEDCWQLQLRKRFRLFRTALSAPDYHDLVRDRQRGLPSLLVTAEIAPGFLKASLERQKTAAMLSAPILVEGQWWGTIGLDDCQGGADWNATTIKFLQTIAGLIAGSIHRERQRVRSQQVAVMERTTGGGLWELDVLRGDVWCSETLFHLLGYPPPCARLTIRRLLRHILPEDRALVMASARRCMREGLPAFRLDVRAWRHDRTLLWWELIIDVTETRPLDGFPLRMTGIVLEVNDRKTQELELARTAATDPLTGLANRRSFEALATRLLENKPGSGTLLVIDIDLFKHINDCFGHAAGDEVLRHLAIVGRSVLRDGDLIGRLGGEEFAVLLQMDGPEAYAVADRLCQAVREMAVTAPSWEHSSVVVKITISIGIAHPCPFEDPKFALSEALRRADRALYGAKKRGRNQICHDTEGRQSAISRDNRAKK
- a CDS encoding acyl-CoA ligase (AMP-forming), exosortase A system-associated, yielding MRALFGLSDLLARACDHTPAATALSQAGAISRSAPPCLTYEGLFNRVCRLASGFKALGLRPGERVAVIAEKRFDAVAAMFAVAHAGGVFVPINPVLKSPQIVHILADSAAKILVAPALRLALLDHTPPPSLTTLLRFGDPAPASPDPPPGGESLDLDALAGAGDPIAAHPVVDDDPACFFYTSGSTGLPKAVVVTHRNLIAGAQSVASRLDNRPDDRLLAALPLGFDAGFSQLTTAFAVGAEAVLHDYLLPQDVITACAHHRITGLTGVPPLWAQLARLDWPPAATASLRFLASTGGAMPAAVLARLRALAPLARIHLMYGLTEAFRSTTLDPERVGRKPGSVGRAVANAEVLVLHPDGGRCAPNEIGEIVHRGAFVAKGYWNDPEGTARRFRPIPPHPGEPSRPGLAVWSGDLGWQDDEGDLTIVGRSEGLIKTSGYRVSPTEIEAPAHASGLIEDAVAFGLPDPLLGERLALVVTAPPGGAPVDLDALRRHLRAQLPAYLVPALLTQVDSLPRTASGKADRAAARARMLKDQESPP